The following are encoded in a window of Perca flavescens isolate YP-PL-M2 chromosome 24, PFLA_1.0, whole genome shotgun sequence genomic DNA:
- the pnpla4 gene encoding patatin-like phospholipase domain-containing protein 4: protein MPVLNLSFAACGFLGIYQLGAVGAFLRHGDRLLGSLGACAGASAGALVAAVMITAPDKLENCKEFTYRFADSVRRQPFGATTPGYDFMLTLREGIEEILPSEAHRLAAGRLHVSVTNSTSGRNHILSRFSSREELVQALLASSFVPFYAGLKPVELRGQKWMDGGFSDSLPILPVGRTITVSPFAGLQDVCPVHRGRFNTQLTLANMNIMLSVENIKRVNQALFPPSSGGMQALCEEGFRDAVGFLKREDWMSS from the exons ATGCCGGTCCTGAACTTGTCCTTCGCTGCGTGTGGTTTTTTGGGGATCTACCAGCTAGGAGCAGTGGGAGCTTTCCTCCGCCACGGAGACCGGCTGCTGGGATCACTGGGGGCCTGCGCCGGGGCATCGGCCGGCGCCCTGGTGGCTGCCGTGATGATCACCGCGCCCGACAAGTTGGAG AACTGTAAAGAGTTCACGTACCGGTTCGCTGACAGCGTGAGACGGCAGCCGTTTGGAGCCACCACGCCGGGATACGACTTCATGCTCACACTGCG GGAGGGGATAGAAGAGATTCTGCCCAGCGAGGCTCACCGTCTGGCCGCCGGCCGCCTCCACGTCTCCGTCACTAACTCCACAAGCGGCCGCAACCACATCCTGTCCCGGTTCTCCTCCAGGGAGGAACTCGTACAG GCTCTGCTGGCCAGCAGCTTTGTGCCGTTCTACGCAGGACTCAAACCCGTGGAATTACGAGGACAG AAATGGATGGACGGAGGCTTCTCCGACAGCCTGCCTATTCTGCCGGTGGGACGAACCATCACTGTGTCTCCGTTTGCTGGACTGCAGGATGTGTGTCCCGTCCACAGGGGGCGCTTCAACACTCAACTCACACTGGCCAACATGAACATAATG CTCTCTGTGGAAAACATCAAGCGTGTGAACCAGGCTCTGTTCCCTCCGTCCAGCGGCGGCATGCAGGCGCTGTGTGAAGAAGGTTTCAGAGACGCGGTGGGCTTCCTCAAGAGAGAGGACTGGATGAGCTCATGA